The window AGGAAGCGGGCAGGGCAAGGACGCCCGCGCAGAGGAGACCGGCTCCAAGAATAGTGAGATTCTTCAGCGTCTTCATTCGGCGTTCTCCTCGGTGGTGGTGTGCTGGTGGCGGCATTCGTATGCCTCGGCCTCGCCCTTGTTCGTGACACAACTGAACGATGCGTTGCCGTTCTTGTCGATATCGACGACGGCGAAGTTGACGAGACTTCCCTCGGGAAGACGGTGCTCGATCACGCCGTCGGGACGCTCGATGATCTCGACTTCACCAAACTGGCGCCAGTTCGGGGCAACCTCGCGGATCATGTCTTCGAACTTCGCATCGCCCATGCGCTTACGAAGCTCCTGCTCGGCCTCTTCGGTGAAGGCGGCGCGCATGCCGGCCGACGCAATCACGGGACGGGCGCGGAAGCCCTTGGAGAGATCGGCGGGATCGGCGGCTTCGACGGAGGCGAAATTGAGCTGCGGGCCCTCAACAGAGGCCAGCGCTTCGCGGATTGCAGCAACCTGATCGGCGGAGGGCTCGGCCACGTTGCCTTCGGCATCCACGAACGTCCAGATACCGGCAGAAGCGTGCGAGACAGTCGACTTGGTGCACTTGCTGGCGTCGCAGGTGCCAGAGCAGTCCTTCTGCCCAGCGTGCTCGCCGCACTTAGCGGGGTCCATGCCTTCGCATCCAGCCTTGGCGTGGCCTTCGCAGGCGCCTTCCGCTTTGCCTTCACCTTCGCAGTGCGAGGCAGACTTGGCCTTGGCATGGCCGTCGCAGTTCGCGGTCGACTTGGTTTCCATAGAACAGCCGGATTTGGCTTCCGACTTTGCCTGGGCGGCAGTGAAGGGACAGGCAGCCTTCGTTTCGGTGGCCGCGCCTTCTGCCTTCATGGTGCTCGGGCACTGTGCCGAAGCGGTCGCGGCGAAGCCCAGTGTCAGACCGGCTAAAGCCAGTCCCATTAACAGAGAACTCTTGCGCATTGGGTGACTCCTTAAACGGGTGTTTTGGGTTAGGAAGCGGAACAGCAGAGTATCTGAAGTTCCGAATATCGTTTTCCCCAACTTCCTAATCAGGGTGCATGGGTATGCAAGTCAGATTCCTATGACAAGCCAAATTGCCCGCATTTCGGCCCATTTCAACGAAGCACAGAGTCTGCAATCGGGTCATCGTCTCAGGGGATTCCCGTCTTCCAGGTTGAATAACCGGTGTCGACGGCCGTAAGAGACTCCAGAGGCCCGATCGATGGAAGACCAAGAGTCAATAGAGCTCGAATCCGTTCCCGTGGACTGCGATGCTGAATCCAGAGTCCGGTTTCGTGCGGAAACAGAGGCCAGGGTTTATTCAGGCGTCGATCCACTGGATCAGATCAAAGCCCAGGGCGAATTTCTCCACGAAATCCGGAATCGGCATTACCCCGTTTGGATTATCATTCTTGCCTGGCTGTTCGTCACCCCATTCGCCGGTATGTGGATACACATGGCAATCACCGGGATTGTCGACAGTCTCTCTTCCGGCAAAGATATGCCCTTCAATCTCCTGATGGGATCGATGGCGGTGCTGGGCGCTCTTCTGGTGATCGCGTACCCGGTCAAGATGACGTACAATGCTCTTCTGTGTTGGCGGATGAATCGGAAGAGAATCACGGAGGGAGTCCGGCATGGCTGATATGCCCATCTGCTACAACTGCCTGGCTGAGAACGAACCGGATCGGGATATGTGCTGGAAGTGCAATGCCCCGCTCACGGCCTACGCGACGATCGATCCGATCAAGCGAATTCACGCCGGTGGCTTCTTCCTTTCGCGCCTTGTCGCCAGACGCCCATCCCTGCCGGTGCTTCTGTTGGCTTGGTGTTCATTCGGGGGCTTCGCGCTTGGTCACCTGTGTGCCGCAGGAATGACGATCATTGGCACAAGGATCTCGAACTTCGGCGAACTGCTGATAATTGGAGCGTCCTGTCTCTTCTTCCTGTTCTGGGCCGTCCTTATCCTTGCGATCCCGATTCGTATGACGGTGGCCTATCGCCGCTCCCCTGCCAGCAACGAAGGGACCGGCCAGAAGGCCTGACCGGTCCAGCATAGCTGATTCGAGATAGGCCTTCGCTCAAACAGCGGCAGGAGATTGCCGCCGTGTTCCCCGGAAAATCTCCACCATGTCGTCGACTGTCACGGGACCGGCCGCGGAGATCGACTCGCCGTCTCCGTAAGCCTCCGCCGCGTAGCGCGCCGCAGGTTCGAAGGCATCCTCCGGCACACCGGCGTCGACAAGCGATTCGTACAAGCCAACGGATTCGAGCCAGCGAGAAAAGCAATCGATGAACTCGGCGGCCGCGATACGATCGTCGGTCGCACCAACATCGAACATTTCCCGGCCCAGGCGTGCGAAACGATCGACTGCTCGCCCGTGCCCGATCATCCAACGGAAGTAAGAGGGATACAGCACCGCCAGCCCGCGGCCGTGAGCGAGATCCGGCACCTGTCCGGAGAGGGCGTGTTCCATATTGTGCATCGGGAAGCCGGACGGTGCACGGCCGACGCCCTGCATGCCGTTGAGCGCCAACGTCGCGGCCCACTGCAGATCGCCGCGTGCATTCAGGTCGCCCGGATCGTCGATCGCGGCTGGTGTCGCTTCCAGCACTGTCTTCAACACCGATTCCGTGTAGCGATCAGCAAGGATCGAATCGTTTCCGCCGGCGATGTAGTTTTCGAAGACGTGACTCATGATGTCGGCCGCACCATCCACCGTGGTCTTCTCCGGCAGCGACGTGTGGAGTTCCGGATCGAGAATCGCCACCATGGGCTTGACCTTCTCATGGGCCATCGGGGCCTTGCCCTTGATGTCTTCGTTCGAGAGCACGGCAAAGGGCGTCACTTCGCTGGCAGTGGCAGCGGTCGTTGGAATTGCGATGATCGGCAGCGGGTCGCCGACCTTTCCCTCGTTTGGCTGCCGCGAGGTCAGACTCCACGAGTCGGTCTCCGGCTGCTTCGCCAAGACGGCGACGAACTTCGAGGCATCCATCACGGAGCCACCGCCCAGCGCCACGATCAGATCAACGCCCTCGGCGTAGGCCAGCTTGCCCGCCTTGTTCACTGTCGTGTGCCGTGGGTTCGGCTCGATTCCTTCGAAGACGGTCGATTCGATGCCGGCGGACGTCAGGCTGGCCTGCACCTTGTCCAGCGCGCCGATGCGCTTCACGGAGCCGCCCCCGATCACGATGAGGGCTTTCTTCCCGAGGTCGCTTGCGATCTTGCCAACCTCGAGGATTCGCCCCGGACCGAACTTGATCCGGGTCGGGATGTAAACTTCAAAAGGTTGCATTGCTCGCCTCCCAGGTCAGAGCTTGTTGTGAGAGCCGTCGCAGAAGGGCGCCTTCTCGGAGTGCTTGCATCCGCACCAGGCAACCTTGCACGCCTCGTCGAGTTGAACCATCATCGGGCGCTTTCCAGTTCCCGCGTGGGAACCATCGCAGTAGGGCTGTTTGGCGGAAAGGCCACATGAACACCAGGCCTTGCGGCCGGGCTCTTCATCGAT of the bacterium genome contains:
- a CDS encoding iron-containing alcohol dehydrogenase — translated: MQPFEVYIPTRIKFGPGRILEVGKIASDLGKKALIVIGGGSVKRIGALDKVQASLTSAGIESTVFEGIEPNPRHTTVNKAGKLAYAEGVDLIVALGGGSVMDASKFVAVLAKQPETDSWSLTSRQPNEGKVGDPLPIIAIPTTAATASEVTPFAVLSNEDIKGKAPMAHEKVKPMVAILDPELHTSLPEKTTVDGAADIMSHVFENYIAGGNDSILADRYTESVLKTVLEATPAAIDDPGDLNARGDLQWAATLALNGMQGVGRAPSGFPMHNMEHALSGQVPDLAHGRGLAVLYPSYFRWMIGHGRAVDRFARLGREMFDVGATDDRIAAAEFIDCFSRWLESVGLYESLVDAGVPEDAFEPAARYAAEAYGDGESISAAGPVTVDDMVEIFRGTRRQSPAAV
- a CDS encoding CDGSH iron-sulfur domain-containing protein, whose amino-acid sequence is MAPEKVPQKAPYVIDEEPGRKAWCSCGLSAKQPYCDGSHAGTGKRPMMVQLDEACKVAWCGCKHSEKAPFCDGSHNKL